One Saccharomyces kudriavzevii IFO 1802 strain IFO1802 genome assembly, chromosome: 7 DNA segment encodes these proteins:
- the TEL2 gene encoding Tel2p (similar to Saccharomyces cerevisiae TEL2 (YGR099W); ancestral locus Anc_3.442) has product MNLETLKQGAHTTQIHETLIQLDTCRDEPVDLEISMVLIKFVLPVYPSLPEKTKVILRRLVSKSFTFLAHLVTFSATLYEHDELREIRIYQEFLEGVISLEPGCLNFYLKTSADRSVDRSSVKAFFFGSKIFNSLASRVDIAKYLEYLRIQWKFILENNEIVKINTPGFLGEWLVSTILLSPALAADILFGELFLLKESYFSSLQKIVSASSPLDQRRLICKFLVPYIQVHLTVDNLNDVRKILRRFNLNKIMSPSVLLEIQSLSLREIIISLLNNRSSTKLASALINKFEDFADDDGDDVDTKTCELLVLLIVHNLSKTQKEGISHSEQFLNGVTKHLTSNQREARERAMFIAKLLSDGELKYESDFKIRIPNLKFESNSENEAINFQSLRSSPGSNIRTVARNNEIVEVSDHVQTLSLDRDDSDDDDEEEGHVMRIVFLKDLMKEYEQSGESRKSPLIPLLKQTVKLMRQKMDFPLEVGYYAQAIMSSITCLNNEFDESPFEQWRINALVSILVILPEKVTDAITILFNSELSLQQRMSLLSALGLSARELRGFDDPTIVKPKFDFPTSRLPWDSQNYDSAKPVEIQESSALMRETKMVWKSKKLDGGQEKETQNRFKKHANLFFYPLAHGWLNGIDVGTYNQLFKSHYLTTLRIVYSCANPAHDFEVMTQLMDQVISSAIEEGIPLDYSQ; this is encoded by the coding sequence ATGAATTTGGAGACACTGAAACAGGGAGCTCACACTACCCAAATCCATGAAACCTTAATACAGTTGGATACCTGTCGCGATGAGCCAGTAGACCTCGAGATCTCGATGGTCCTTATCAAGTTTGTTCTTCCGGTGTATCCATCGCTACCGGAAAAGACGAAGGTCATCCTAAGACGTCTAGTGTCCAAGTCGTTCACGTTTTTAGCTCATCTGGTAACTTTCTCCGCAACACTATATGAACATGATGAGTTGAGAGAAATACGCATATACCAAGAGTTTTTAGAAGGCGTTATTAGTCTCGAACCGGGATGTTTAAATTTTTATCTAAAGACAAGTGCTGACAGAAGCGTGGACCGTAGTAGTGTCAAGGCCTTCTTCTTCGGGAGCAAGATATTCAATTCATTGGCCAGCCGGGTTGATATAGCGAAATACTTAGAATACCTACGAATTCAGTGGAAGTTTATCcttgaaaataatgagaTAGTTAAAATTAATACGCCTGGATTCCTAGGTGAATGGCTAGTATCAACAATTCTGCTCAGCCCTGCGCTGGCAGCAGATATACTATTTGGTGAGTTATTCTTATTGAAAGAGTCATATTTCTCTTcacttcaaaaaatagTATCAGCTAGCAGTCCCTTAGACCAAAGGAGGCTAATTTGTAAGTTTTTAGTACCATACATTCAAGTTCACTTGACTGTAGACAATTTGAATGATGTTAGGAAGATTTTAAGGCGGTTCAATCTCAATAAAATCATGAGTCCATCCGTATTGTTGGAAATTCAGTCTCTTTCTTTAAGGGAGATTATAATCAGTTTGCTGAACAATCGTTCTTCTACAAAGCTTGCCAGTGCTTTGATTaataaatttgaagatttcgcggatgatgatggtgacGATGTGGATACAAAAACTTGCGAATTACTCGTGCTTCTTATAGTACATAACCTGAGCAAGACCCAGAAGGAAGGAATATCACATAGCGAGCAATTTCTAAATGGTGTGACTAAACACTTAACCAGTAATCAACGTGAGGCCAGGGAGCGGGCAATGTTTATTGCCAAGCTTTTATCAGATGGTGAACTTAAGTATGAGAGTGATTTTAAAATTCGTATACCGAACTTAAAGTTCGAAAGCAATAGTGAGAATGAAGCCATCAATTTTCAATCCTTGAGAAGTTCACCTGGATCCAATATCCGAACGGTTGCCCGtaataatgaaattgtGGAAGTTTCAGATCATGTCCAAACCCTTTCATTGGACCGTGACGATagcgatgatgatgacgaagaagagGGGCATGTTATGCGGattgtatttttgaaagatttaatGAAAGAGTACGAACAAAGCGGTGAATCTCGAAAATCCCCGTTAATACCACTTTTAAAGCAAACGGTAAAGCTGATGCGACAAAAGATGGATTTCCCATTAGAGGTTGGTTATTATGCTCAAGCCATCATGTCAAGCATAACGTGTTTGAATAATGAATTCGATGAATCCCCCTTCGAACAGTGGAGAATCAATGCCTTAGTAAGCATACTAGTCATTCTTCCAGAAAAGGTTACGGACGCAATAACTATTCTATTCAACTCAGAATTGTCATTGCAACAAAGGATGTCGTTATTATCTGCGTTAGGTCTTTCTGCAAGAGAGTTGAGGGGTTTTGACGATCCAACCATCGTTAAACCTAAGTTCGATTTTCCTACAAGCCGTCTACCGTGGGATAGCCAAAATTATGACAGTGCAAAACCTgttgaaattcaagaatcATCAGCGCTTATGAGGGAGACGAAAATGGTGTGGAAGTCCAAAAAACTGGATGGGGGtcaagaaaaggaaacgCAAAACCGGTTTAAAAAGCACGCCaatctatttttttatccaTTGGCACACGGATGGTTGAATGGAATCGACGTAGGAACATATAACCAGCTTTTCAAGTCGCATTATTTGACCACACTGCGCATCGTATACTCTTGTGCCAATCCGGCCCATGATTTTGAAGTGATGACACAATTGATGGATCAAGTCATTAGTTCAGCAATAGAAGAGGGAATTCCTCTAGACTATAGTCAATAG
- the ESP1 gene encoding separase (similar to Saccharomyces cerevisiae ESP1 (YGR098C); ancestral locus Anc_3.441), which translates to MMVKQEDPLNEISPNTPMTKNCYLLNETLEKVHHGNQVRTAASMLTGDNPTDFDGILTMHNNIIRDFLKTASSNAEFAMENITSVDRSLTSIYYLLKSRHMLSHMNSTVKQHMMIIVKLINFNALGLASSEIISLYNETNLFQAHNLKNILLADFNTWNEYYLSNLKILALQLILKRKLVEEYLPHVLEIFSHDERFLLKDPNLKMHALIKIVLSFFSVTSTCKILFGLKFLQYIKQYKLPFKNYVENISTDSFSKKLLHKSYLDMGPNKVYLNSFYSSYSKLYGGLDKIMLLDLLVYEEAADMQGVTRVKKELSECCDMNENRLLWSCISLDDLSVVLESATDSLQNKKGHVSVTLRCLVCLWSTIRLEGLCKNRDILRQFDRNIIYINSNIKSIEDGPAADSLSQLLTILSEICIDYGEFKRLANVISLFFNASVLFKSHSFLLKTTCLEIRSLLLDNDSKATHRTIMKFEKFVSSAQSIQKKLEVFCYLFNVYCMVRNDSLSFIFDFCQNVFVHCFTRLKTTKFIEFSNCSEVMLSILYGSSSIESIPSGTWSQLTRMIFCSLKGKFDLDSSALNCKLDKLHLLNKYELLIRIAYLLNLDMSKHLTTNLSNITKMYMNKWLNRSYDATEKISSFEVNFVKMLLCYLNFNSFDKQSIELSLLIKSKEKYFSSFTLYVDSYLLDAYLSLHMIDDASAIKSQLQRTINLRTAKMEQALLHVDTLIDIYLWESDLTAFQIYFGKTLPAVRPELFDINNDYKLPMSLYIKVILLNIKLFNGSAKLNVKAGNVVSAVLDCKKAQNLSLSLLNKKRKLSQASRLALLKSLSCSFFQLINVYIRIGSARDCEFYSKELSKILSDFGEPIIVYRCLHFLNRYYMITEQSSLQSVTLKKANKAFDYLDAEADITSLTMFLYDNEEFVKLEQSLVLFFGDQLPKTFLPNLWRLNLGEDIDDSICLPEYKAKNIINKANNMWRNVVGQLEEDPFFKGMFESTLGIPSSSPSVPSTVSSNVLRTPLKHSTVLKLCDSPRSSNMTPKGKNMKQKFDRMDAIDKLKRMKQLLENLKLDSLENHELSKIASLFSLTLTILSNITNINNVEVNLITDFSLIDLPRHMPLLFDKALNNIDKTDYRKFHVSSLITTNSISTTTENDAISSAQLDIMDSNLDINVITIDFCSVTGNLLLSKLEPQHKRRAHLRLPLIRSNSRDLDEAHFSFPEARKELISIIKESNETTSVEVTSKIKTREERKSWWTARYELDKRMQTLLNNIENSWFNGVQGFFSPEIVDSSLFVKFKDKFYEILHQNLPSRKLYGKPTMFIKVQDWIIELFLKLNPQDADFLSKMEDLIYFVLDILLFHGEENAYDEIDFSMLHVQLEEQIKKFRANMTTNSIFHTFLIVSSSCHLFPWECLTFLRDMSITRVPSYVCLNQLLLRFHYKLPIDVSIKDNISMVLNPNGDLSRTESKFKDMFQKIIDTKPSSQLVMNEKPDEETLLNMLQNSNLFVYIGHGGGEQYIRGKEIKKCVTVAPSFLLGCSSAAMRYYGELEPTGTIYTYLLGGCPMVLGNLWDVTDKDIDKFSEELFEKMGLSGSTADLNDCNLSVSHAVSKSRTVCHLRFLNGAAPVIYGLPIKFTL; encoded by the coding sequence ATGATGGTAAAACAAGAGGATCCGTTGAATGAGATTAGCCCGAATACTCCAATGACGAAAAATTGTTATTTATTGAACGAAACATTGGAAAAAGTGCATCACGGAAACCAAGTAAGAACGGCAGCTTCGATGTTGACTGGAGACAATCCAACTGATTTTGATGGGATACTTACAATgcataataatataatacGTGACTTTCTGAAGACTGCAAGCAGCAATGCAGAATTTGCCATGGAAAATATCACTAGTGTTGACCGTTCATTAACTTCGATATATTACCTATTAAAAAGCCGTCATATGTTGAGCCATATGAACTCCACTGTCAAGCAACACATGATGATAATTGTCAAACTTATCAATTTTAACGCATTAGGACTAGCGTCATCTGAAATCATTTCTCTTTACAATGAAACGAACCTATTTCAAGCTCataatctgaaaaatattcttcttgCAGACTTCAATACATGGAATGAATACTACCtttcaaatttaaaaatattGGCACTGCAGCTTATACTGAAGAGAAAGCTCGTGGAAGAGTATTTACCGCATGTGTTGGAAATATTTTCCCATGACGAAAGGTTCCTGCTGAAAGACCCTAATCTCAAAATGCATGCGCTTATAAAAATAGTTTTGAGCTTCTTTTCTGTCACATCAACTTGTAAAATCTTATTTGGactgaaatttttacaaTATATCAAGCAGTACAAACtacctttcaaaaactaCGTCGAGAATATCAGTACTGATAGTTTTAGCAAAAAACTTCTCCATAAAAGTTATCTCGACATGGGACCTAATAAAGTATATTTAAACTCATTTTACTCATCATATTCCAAGTTGTACGGTGGCCTGGATAAGATAATGCTCCTAGATCTTTTGGTCTACGAAGAAGCAGCCGATATGCAAGGCGTGAcaagagtgaaaaaagagCTTAGCGAATGCTGTGACATGAATGAAAATCGCCTTCTTTGGTCCTGCATTTCTCTCGATGATTTGAGCGTAGTGCTGGAAAGCGCAACAGATTCTttgcaaaataaaaagggGCATGTGTCTGTGACATTAAGATGTTTAGTGTGTCTTTGGTCTACTATTCGACTAGAAGGTTTGTGTAAGAATAGGGATATTTTAAGGCAATTTGATCGTAACATCATTTACATCAATTCAAACATCAAATCCATCGAGGACGGACCAGCCGCTGACTCATTATCTCAACTCCTGACCATTTTATCTGAAATCTGCATCGATTATGGAGAATTCAAACGACTAGCAAACGTTATCAGTCTGTTTTTCAATGCCTCTGTTTTATTCAAGAGccattcttttctattAAAGACCACTTGTTTGGAAATCAGAAGTCTTTTGCTCGATAATGATTCAAAAGCGACTCATCGAACTATaatgaaatttgaaaaattcgtaTCAAGCGCCCAGagtattcaaaaaaagcttgAGGTTTTCTGCTATTTGTTCAATGTATATTGTATGGTACGAAATGATTCGttatcttttatttttgatttttgtcaGAACGTATTCGTACATTGTTTCACACGCCTAAAAACCACCAAGTTCATAGAATTTTCGAATTGTTCTGAGGTTATGCTTTCAATATTATATGGCAGCTCGTCTATAGAAAGCATTCCTTCCGGAACTTGGTCACAGTTGACCAGGATGATATTCTGTTCATTGAAGGGGAAATTTGACTTGGATTCTTCTGCGCTGAACTGTAAATTGGATAAACTACACTTACTGAATAAGTATGAGCTATTAATCAGGATAGCGTATTTGCTGAACCTGGATATGAGTAAACATCTAACAACAAATCTGTCAAACATAACTAAAATGTATATGAATAAATGGCTAAACAGATCATATGACgcaactgaaaaaatatcatcatttgaGGTGAACTTCGTTAAAATGCTGTTGTGCTACTTAAATTTTAACAGCTTTGATAAACAATCCATCGAACTCTCACTCCTCattaaatcaaaagaaaagtatttCTCCAGTTTCACGCTCTACGTTGATAGCTATCTACTGGACGCTTATCTGAGCCTACATATGATTGATGATGCGTCTGCGATAAAAAGTCAACTACAAAGAACGATTAATTTACGGACAGCGAAAATGGAGCAGGCACTATTGCATGTCGACACTCTAATAGATATTTACTTGTGGGAGTCTGACCTAACAGCGTTTCAAATATATTTTGGGAAAACGTTGCCTGCTGTGAGGCCTGAATTATTTGATATTAATAACGACTACAAGCTACCCATGTCGCTTTACATCAAAGTTATCCTTTTGAACATAAAACTTTTTAATGGAAGTGCAAAACTTAATGTCAAAGCTGGCAACGTGGTATCCGCTGTGTTGGATTGTAAAAAAGCACAGAATTTATCCTTATCGCTGcttaacaaaaaaagaaagctgTCACAAGCATCGAGACTAGCACTACTAAAAAGTTTATCATGTagttttttccaacttATTAACGTGTATATACGTATTGGTTCTGCCAGAGATTGTGAATTTTACAGTAAAGAGTTATCTAAAATCCTTTCCGATTTCGGGGAACCGATTATCGTTTACAGATGTCTCCATTTTCTTAACAGATACTATATGATAACAGAGCAGAGCAGTCTTCAAAGCgtaactttgaaaaaggccAACAAGGCATTTGATTACCTAGATGCTGAGGCAGATATTACAAGTTTAACAATGTTTTTGTACGATAACGAGGAGTTTGTCAAATTGGAGCAGTCATTGGTGCTGTTTTTCGGTGATCAGCTACCAAAGACATTCTTACCAAATCTGTGGAGACTTAACCTCGGtgaagatattgatgaCAGCATCTGTTTGCCTGAATATAAAGCTAAGAATATAATCAATAAGGCTAACAATATGTGGCGAAATGTAGTGGGccaattggaagaagatccatttttcaaaggtaTGTTTGAGTCAACCCTTGGAATTCCCTCCTCTTCACCTTCAGTTCCTAGCACGGTGTCCAGTAATGTACTTAGAACTCCTTTGAAGCATAGCACGGTATTGAAGCTTTGCGATTCTCCAAGATCATCCAACATGACTCCTAAAGGTAAAAATATGAAACAAAAGTTTGATAGAATGGACGCCATCGATAAATTAAAAAGGATGAAGCAgcttttggaaaatttaaaattgGACTCATTGGAAAATCACGAACTGTCAAAAATCGCCTCCCTATTTTCACTAACTTTGACCATTCTTTCAAACATCACTAATATTAATAATGTTGAGGTTAATTTAATCactgatttttctttaattgaTTTGCCGAGGCATATGCCATTGTTATTTGACAAGGCTTTGAATAATATCGACAAGACGGATTACAGAAAATTCCATGTTTCATCACTAATAACAACTAACAGTATATCCACTACTACAGAAAATGACGCAATATCATCCGCTCAACTGGATATAATGGATAGTAATTTGGATATCAATGTTATCACTATTGACTTTTGTTCTGTAACTGGAAATTTACTTTTATCCAAATTAGAGCCACAGCACAAAAGAAGGGCGCATTTAAGATTACCGTTAATACGATCGAATTCAAGGGATCTCGACGAAGCTCATTTTTCGTTTCCGGAGGCCAGAAAGGAATTGATTTCTATTATTAAAGAAAGTAATGAAACAACATCAGTAGAGGTCACCAGCAAAATTAAAAccagagaagaaagaaaatcttggtGGACCGCAAGGTATGAGCTAGATAAAAGAATGCAAACATTATTGAATAACATTGAGAATAGTTGGTTTAATGGGGTTCAGGGATTTTTTAGCCCTGAAATTGTCGATAGTTCTCTATTTGTAAAATTTAAAGACAAGTTTTACGAGATTTTACATCAAAACTTGCCCTCTAGGAAACTCTATGGGAAGCCCACAATGTTTATAAAAGTTCAAGACTGGATAATAGAATTATTCTTAAAACTCAATCCACAGGACGCTGACTTTCTTTCCAAGATGGAGGATCTGAtatattttgttcttgataTTCTCCTCTTCcatggagaagaaaatgcttATGATGAGATTGATTTCAGCATGCTCCACGTGCAGTTGGAAGAAcagataaagaaatttagaGCAAACATGACAACCAATAGTATATTCCATACGTTTTTGATTGTTAGCAGTTCTTGTCATTTGTTTCCCTGGGAATGTCTAACATTTTTGAGAGACATGTCAATTACTCGTGTTCCCTCTTACGTTTGCTTGAATCAACTTTTATTACGTTTCCATTACAAATTACCCATTGATGTGTCTATTAAGGACAACATCAGTATGGTACTGAATCCAAATGGTGATTTGTCAAGAACTGAGTCAAAGTTCAAGGATATGTTCCAGAAAATAATTGATACGAAGCCTTCCTCTCAATTGGTCATGAATGAGAAGCCAGATGAGGAAACCCTTTTAAACATGTTGCAGAATTCcaatttgtttgtttatatAGGGCATGGTGGTGGCGAACAATATATAAGAGGTAAGgagataaaaaaatgtgtcACAGTTGCCCCCAGCTTTTTGTTGGGCTGTTCTTCAGCAGCAATGAGGTATTATGGCGAGTTGGAACCTACTGGAACAATTTATACCTATTTGCTAGGAGGATGTCCTATGGTGTTAGGTAACCTTTGGGATGTGACTGATAAAGATATCGATAAGTTTAGCGAggaactttttgaaaagatgggACTTAGCGGCAGTACTGCTGATTTGAATGACTGTAATTTATCTGTCTCACATGCTGTCTCCAAATCCAGGACCGTGTGCCATTTACGTTTTCTGAATGGTGCAGCTCCTGTTATCTATGGGTTACCAATAAAATTCACGTTGTGA